One window from the genome of Cervus elaphus chromosome 8, mCerEla1.1, whole genome shotgun sequence encodes:
- the YTHDF2 gene encoding YTH domain-containing family protein 2 — protein MSASSLLEQRPKGQGNKVQNGSVHQKDGLNDDDFEPYLSPQARPNNAYTAMSDSYLPSYYSPSIGFSYSLGEAAWSTGGDTAMPYLTSYGQLSNGEPHFLPDAMFGQPGALGSTPFLGQHGFNFFPSGIDFSAWGNNSSQGQSTQSSGYSSNYAYAPSSLGGAMIDGQSAFASETLNKAPGMNTIDQGMAALKLGSTEVASNVPKVVGSAVGSGSITSNIVASNSLPPATIAPPKPASWADIASKPAKQQPKLKTKNGIAGSSLPPPPIKHNMDIGTWDNKGPVAKAPSQALVQNIGQQPTQGSPQPVGQQANNSPPVAQASVGQQTQPLPPPPPQPAQLSVQQQAAQPTRWVAPRNRGSGFGHNGVDGNGVGQTQAGSGSTPSEPHPVLEKLRSINNYNPKDFDWNLKHGRVFIIKSYSEDDIHRSIKYNIWCSTEHGNKRLDAAYRSMNGKGPVYLLFSVNGSGHFCGVAEMKSAVDYNTCAGVWSQDKWKGRFDVRWIFVKDVPNSQLRHIRLENNENKPVTNSRDTQEVPLEKAKQVLKIIASYKHTTSIFDDFSHYEKRQEEEESVKKERQGRGK, from the exons ATGTCGGCTAGCAGCCTCTTGGAGCAG AGACCAAAAGGTCAAGGAAACAAAG taCAAAATGGATCTGTACATCAAAAGGACGGATTAAACGATGATGATTTTGAACCTTACTTGAGTCCACAGGCAAGGCCC aATAATGCATATACTGCCATGTCAGATTCCTACTTACCCAGTTACTACAGTCCCTCCATTGGCTTCTCCTATTCTTTGGGTGAAGCTGCTTGGTCTACTGGGGGTGACACAGCCATGCCCTATCTAACTTCTTATGGACAGCTGAGCAACGGAGAGCCTCACTTTCTACCAGATGCAATGTTTGGACAACCAGGAGCCCTGGGTAGCACTCCATTTCTTGGTCAGCATGGTTTTAATTTCTTTCCCAGTGGGATTGACTTCTCAGCTTGGGGAAATAACAGTTCTCAGGGACAGTCTACTCAGAGCTCTGGATATAGTAGCAATTATGCTTATGCACCTAGCTCCTTAGGTGGAGCCATGATTGATGGACAGTCAGCTTTTGCCAGTGAGACCCTCAATAAGGCTCCTGGTATGAATACTATAGACCAAGGGATGGCAGCACTGAAGTTGGGTAGCACAGAAGTTGCAAGCAATGTTCCAAAAGTTGTAGGCTCTGCTGTTGGTAGTGGGTCCATTACTAGTAACATCGTGGCTTCCAATAGTTTGCCTCCAGCTACCATTGCTCCTCCAAAACCAGCATCTTGGGCTGATATTGCTAGCAAGCCTGCGAAACAGCAACCCAAGTTGAAGACCAAGAATGGCATTGCAGGGTCAAGTCTTCCGCCACCCCCAATAAAGCATAACATGGATATTGGAACTTGGGATAACAAGGGTCCTGTGGCAAAAGCCCCCTCACAGGCTTTGGTTCAGAATATAGGTCAGCAGCCAACCCAAGGGTCTCCGCAGCCTGTAGGTCAGCAGGCTAACAATAGCCCACCAGTGGCTCAGGCATCAGTAGGGCAACAGACGCAGCCATTGCCTCCACCTCCGCCACAGCCTGCTCAGCTCTCAGTGCAGCAGCAGGCAGCTCAGCCAACCCGCTGGGTAGCACCTCGGAACCGTGGCAGTGGGTTCGGTCATAATGGGGTGGATGGTAATGGAGTAGGACAGACTCAGGCTGGATCTGGATCTACTCCTTCAGAACCTCATCCGGTCTTGGAGAAGCTGCGGTCCATAAATAACTATAACCCCAAGGATTTTGACTGGAATCTGAAACATGGCCGGGTTTTCATCATTAAGAGCTACTCCGAGGACGATATCCACCGCTCCATTAAGTATAATATCTGGTGCAGCACAGAGCACGGTAACAAGAGACTGGATGCTGCTTACCGCTCCATGAACGGGAAAGGCCCCGTTTACTTACTGTTCAGTGTCAACGGCAGTGGACACTTCTGTGGCGTCGCAGAAATGAAATCTGCTGTGGACTACAACACATGTGCAGGTGTGTGGTCCCAGGACAAATGGAAGGGTCGTTTTGATGTCAGGTGGATTTTTGTGAAGGACGTTCCCAATAGCCAACTGCGACACATTCGCCTAGAGAACAACGAGAATAAACCAGTGACCAACTCCAGGGACACTCAGGAAGTGCCTCTGGAAAAAGCTAAGCAGGTGTTGAAAATCATAGCCAGCTACAAGCACACCACTTCCATTTTTGATGACTTCTCACACTATGAGAAAcgccaagaggaagaagaaagtgtTAAAAAG